Within Arcobacter sp. LA11, the genomic segment GTTCATCTGGAGTTTTATTTGCAGTTTCTTCTATTTTATTAGTAACTTTTTCTACATTTTCATTTACAGTTTTTTTAACTGTATTAATTACAGTAGTTCCTGATTCAACAGTAGTTTTTTTAATTTCATTTACAGTATCTTTGATTTCCTCAGTAAAAGTTTTTTCTTTTATTAAATCTGGGTCTTCTTCAATATCTTCTTTCTCTTCATTTGGAAGTTGTTTTTTTATAGCATTTGTAAAGTCAGATGTATCTAATTTTACAATGAATCCACCAGTTTCAATTAAAAATGGGAATGTTGTTGAAGTTGCAAATTTTTTATCCATTAATCCTTTAAACGATTGCATTTGATATAAAGCATATGCAATAACTGAGAAGATTAGAAATACTTTTGCACTACCAAAAACGAAACCTAAAATTCTATCAAATATTCCAAGTCCACTTGCCGAAAATATTTTACTTAAAATGATACCAAGTACATAAACAATTGCCCAAAAACCAATAAGTCCTATAACAAAACCAATTAATTTGATTGTTGCAATGTTTTCTAAAGCTAATATAGGTGCAATTATATTCCCAATATCTAAAGCAACTCTAGATGCTACAAAAAGCCCACCTATAATTCCAACTAGCCCAAAAACTTCTTTAATAAAACCTCTAAATAGTCCCTTTAAACCAAGTAGGACAGTGATACTTACGATTACCATATCAAAAATAGTAAAATCCTGCATATAAATCCTTTATATAATATGGCGCAATTATATCTTAGTTTTTCAAAATAAAAGTTTAATAAAGAATTGTTTCTAAAATGCTGCTAATTAAATATTATTGTAAATTTTAAACCTTTATATTTTTCATTTTCATAATTGAATTCTTCATTTTTTATATTAAGAGTGCAATTCATGTGTTTTACTAATATCTCTCGTGTCATATATAGTCCTATTCCTGTACCTTGACTTTGATGTTTTGTTGTAAAATATGGTTCAAATATTTTGTTTATAATATTTTCTTCAACTCCTCCTGCACTATCTTGAAAAGTTAAAGTGTTATTTTTATAATCAATAATTATGAGTTTTTTACTTTTGCAATTATTTGAAATAAATGCATCAATTGAATTATTTATAATATTTAATATTGCTTGTTGGAATTCATTTTTATATGCTAAAAGTTTTTCATCATGAGCTATATCTAAATGCAGCTGTATATTGTTATGTTTTAACTTATCTTTTAATAATGCAATATTTTCTAAAATTGACTCTTTTATTAAAAATTCTTGCTTTTCTTTATCTTGTTTAAAAAAGTCCTTAAAATCTTCAATTGTTTGGGATAGATATTGCGAATTTTTTAATATAAAATCACAAGAAGTAACAAGCTCTTGATTATTTAATATGTTTAGTTCTTTTTGTAGTTTAATAGAACTTGCTGCTGTTGATATACTAGTTAGTGGTTGTCTCCATTGATGGGCAATATTTTCAAGCATCTCTCCCATAGAAGCCATTTTATTCTGTTGGAATATTAGTCTATCTTTTTCTTTACTTTTCTTTATTTCAATTGATATCTTTTTTTCAAGATTATCATTGAGTTGTTTTAATTCTTTTGTTTTAAAATCTACAATAAGTTCAAGATTGTCATTTAAGCTTTTTAGTTTTTGGTGTTGTTTTATTTCTTGAGTTATATCTGTTAATGTAACAATTATATAAGGTTTATTTTCATCTTCAAAGCTACTTAGATTTACATTTAAAGTAAAATGATGAACTACTTCTTTTCTTTTAATTGCTGCTTTGAATTTTCTTGTTGGATTGTCTAAAATATATTCTGCCCAATTCTTCCCATCATAATCTTTTTCTATTACATATGAATCATCTAGCATTTCTATAAAAGTTTCACAAATACAATCATAATCTTTTTTATAATCATCTAAAGATTTATAATCATCAAAGAAAACTAAAAGTTCTTTATTTGCATTTTGTAATTTTTCTCCATCAGTAATAACAATAATATTTTTTTGAGAATCTAGTATTATCTGGTTTCTACTCTCTTGTAGTTTTATTTTTTTTAGATTTTCTTTTAATTCATTATTTAGTTTTTTTATACTGTTTGAGTAGAGATAATAAGTTAATAAACTAATTAAAAAACCGATAATAATGATAAACATAACAACATAACTTATTGAGCTTATTTTAAATGATTTAATACTATCTAGGTTGATATCTTTTAGCTTTTTTGTCATTATAACGTAGCCTATGACATCTTTATTTAGTTCAATAATTGAGAATGTTGTTAATAGTTTTTCATCAATTAGTTTATAGTCTTTAATTTTTAATATTTTTTCTAGATTATTTTTTTTTATAGTGTCAATTAAATAATCTTTTGCATTTAAGTTTGCAATATAATAGTCTCCAATAAATTTTTTTGTAAAAGGATATGTTAATTTATCTTTATGTTGTTTATCTGCTAATACAATAGAGTCTATTTTGTCATTTTCTAAAATTTTTGTAATAGAGTTAAAATGAGTTATAATTTCAAGTATTCCAACCATATTACCTTCTGAAAAAATAGGTATCATAGACTTAAAAGTCATATCGTATCTTCCCACACTAAT encodes:
- a CDS encoding CvpA family protein, producing the protein MQDFTIFDMVIVSITVLLGLKGLFRGFIKEVFGLVGIIGGLFVASRVALDIGNIIAPILALENIATIKLIGFVIGLIGFWAIVYVLGIILSKIFSASGLGIFDRILGFVFGSAKVFLIFSVIAYALYQMQSFKGLMDKKFATSTTFPFLIETGGFIVKLDTSDFTNAIKKQLPNEEKEDIEEDPDLIKEKTFTEEIKDTVNEIKKTTVESGTTVINTVKKTVNENVEKVTNKIEETANKTPDELGNTEEIKKDAAKMAEELKEGN
- a CDS encoding ATP-binding protein, which encodes MGKTKLVITLLLYILISIGIFLISYKYIQKEEKSLLKQKYSQISNHMKKNLSTLIEDKKNATLAFAISAAKDKKILNALLTKDSTNINLKPFSLELREKTNFKNVWFQILDEKGKSFYRSWSKTKKDSLLFRADVKNILKKKEIQTSISVGRYDMTFKSMIPIFSEGNMVGILEIITHFNSITKILENDKIDSIVLADKQHKDKLTYPFTKKFIGDYYIANLNAKDYLIDTIKKNNLEKILKIKDYKLIDEKLLTTFSIIELNKDVIGYVIMTKKLKDINLDSIKSFKISSISYVVMFIIIIGFLISLLTYYLYSNSIKKLNNELKENLKKIKLQESRNQIILDSQKNIIVITDGEKLQNANKELLVFFDDYKSLDDYKKDYDCICETFIEMLDDSYVIEKDYDGKNWAEYILDNPTRKFKAAIKRKEVVHHFTLNVNLSSFEDENKPYIIVTLTDITQEIKQHQKLKSLNDNLELIVDFKTKELKQLNDNLEKKISIEIKKSKEKDRLIFQQNKMASMGEMLENIAHQWRQPLTSISTAASSIKLQKELNILNNQELVTSCDFILKNSQYLSQTIEDFKDFFKQDKEKQEFLIKESILENIALLKDKLKHNNIQLHLDIAHDEKLLAYKNEFQQAILNIINNSIDAFISNNCKSKKLIIIDYKNNTLTFQDSAGGVEENIINKIFEPYFTTKHQSQGTGIGLYMTREILVKHMNCTLNIKNEEFNYENEKYKGLKFTIIFN